The following nucleotide sequence is from Chloroherpetonaceae bacterium.
TTGGCTCCCTGCTTTCAACGCCGACCTTTTCTACAATTTCCTTACAGGCAAATACTATGTGCCGGGCTGGGGCACATTTGGGCTAAGCGTGATTTACCTCAACTTAGGCGAGAGCCGTATCACTAATGCACAGGGTGAAGATCTGGGTGCATTTCGCAGTTATGAGTTCGCCATTGGACTCCACTATGGCGTCAAAGTTACGCCTGACCTTTCATTAGGCACTTCAATTCGCTACATCAATAGCTCGCTTTCACCAGCTAATGTGCAGGTTGGTAATGAACGCAGTGCTGGACAAGGCAACAGTGTCTCGTTTGATGTGGCTGCCCTTTGGCGACCGCAACTGGGCGGCTGGCTGTCAGACCGCCTAAGCTTTGGCCTGAATATCTCAAATATCGGCCCAGCTATGACATATGTTGATGCGGCGCAAGCCGACCCCTTGCCGACTAACTTTCGCGCTGGTCTTGCCTTTCGATTGCTCAACGATGACTACAATAAGATGACCATCGCCGCTGACTTTAGCCGATTGCTTGTGCGTCGCACCGTCGAGTTTGTTCAGCGTGGCGATACCACTGTGCCCGTTGTGAAGACCGATAATGTCTTTCAAGCGCTTATCACCTCTTGGGGAGCAGAAGCCCTGCTGCGCACTTTTACCACAGGTGTTGGCGTTGAATACTGGTATGGGAAGCCTTCTCTACTGGCTTTGCGCGCAGGCTACTTTCACGAAGACCAACGAGCTGGCGGTCGCCAGTTCCTTACCTTCGGAGCAGGTCTACGCTACTCTTCGTTTGGGGTCGACTTCAGTTATCTGCAAGCCATTGAGCAGAATCATCCCCTTGCTGGCACTGTGCGCCTATCGCTGGTACTTAACTTTCCAACATTAGGCGTATCGCGGCAATAGCTCACTAAAAGAGGGCTTGTCGATGCAAGCCCTTTTTCATTTCAAGCGCCTGAATCTGATTTTTCGCTTCACAATTGCATTATGCATCGCTCACTGCTCTATGCCGCCCTTGCGTGGGGTGTTTTTGCAAGCAGCAACCTACCTGTACTCCTTTCACAAACAGTGCCGAAGCGTCTTTCAATGTCGCACCCTATTGCGGCTGAAGGCTGCCTTACCAGCCAGCGACCACTACAAAATCTCGGTATCGGGCAATTTCGCATCTTGGCGGTGATGGTTGAGTTTCAAGCCGACAATGACCCACGCACCACTGGGACGGGACAGTTTGGTGGCTTACCATATCTGGTTGCGGCTGGCGATACGGTCATAGACCCTTTGCCACACGACCGCGCTTACTTTCAGCGTAAGCTGGAATTTCTCAAACACTACTTTGAGACCTGCAGCGACGGGAAAACACGCATTGCCTACACCGTGCCTAATCGCATCTATCGTGTCTCAAAAGTGATGTCGGAGTATTCACCCCGACGCGGTGAAGACACCCGTCGCTTAGCAGAGCTGGTGCGTGAAGTTTGGACGCTGGTCGATGCTCAAAGTCCTGAACTGGATTTTTCACAGTTTGATTGCTTCATCATTTTTCACGCTGGGGTAGGGCGCGACATTGACCTTGTAGCACTGGGCGGCGCTGACCCAACTCCCTTTGACCTTCCTTCGCTGACTTTCAATCTTTCGTCTTTTCGGCGTCTCTATGGCGCTGACTTCAGTGGTTTTCCAGTGCGTGGCGGGGTGCGCATCACCAACACTTCCGTGCTGCCCGCTACCGAAACGCGTGAAATTGATGCAATCGGCGGCAAAGTTCTGTTAGAACTTTCTACCAACGGCTTGCTCTGTGCCAGCTTTGCAAGTTTCTTAGGCGTGCCTGACCTGTTCAACACCAGTAATGGGCGTAGTGGGATTGGTCGCTTTGGTTTATTAGACGGTGAAGGTTTCTTTAACTACAATGGCGCTTTGCCCCCTGAACCATCTGCGTGGGAACGCCTCATTTTAGGCTGGGCTAAGCCAATTGAAGTGACAGGTTCTGGCATCGTGCTCCGCTTGCTTGCACAAGGCTTGCATCAAAATTCAGACTCAGTGATTTACCGCATCCCTATTACCTCGCGCGAGTACTTTTTGCTTGAAAACCGCAACCGTGATGCGAAAGGGCAAGGCGTAACGCTCACCATAGTGCGGCGTGGTCAGACTTTTACGCAACGCTTCAGGCAAGATGAAGCTGGCTTTAGCTTCGGCAACATCAGTCGCCTTGATGGGCAAATCATTGCTTGCAGCAATTACGATTGGACGCTGCCAGGTGCCAGTGTTGGCAATCGCCGATTTGATGGTGGAGTGCTTGTTTGGCGCATTAGTGAAGACCTCATTGCTGCTCGCCGCGACTCCAATCGCATCAATGCTTTAGAACCTCGTGCCGTGCTGCTTCTGGAAGCTGACGGCTCACAAGACATTGGGCAAAATTACAGCCTTCAAGATGCTGGTAACGGCACGCAGTCTGGTGTTGTGTTTGACGCTTTCTTTCAAGGTAATCCTGCACCGTTCTATCGCAATCGCATTGATGACAACACATTTCCGAACACGCGCACAGCACGTGGTGTGCCCACTCGCATCACCTTTCGAGATTTTTCACCGCCTGCGCCTGTTATGAGTGCAATACTGGTGCGCGACTCGCCTGAATTTGCAAGGCTGTTTGGCTTCCCTACGCAGCTATCGGGCACATTCGATAGGCGCACATCGCCCAATGTGTTCGATACAGTGGTTATTGTGCAAAATGCTCAGGGTGAACTTTTTGACAAAGGTGTGCGCCTTAGCCATCTAACCAGCAGTGTGCGTGTAGCCGTTAGTCGCACCGTTATTCTCACTGCATCAGGTGATACGCTTATGGCTACTTTGCGCTTTCAGGTGCCACAGACCTTTAGTCGACGGTTCGGCGCCCAGATTACAACCATTAGCTTAGATGGCGGCGCACAAGCTGGCGCAAGCTATCGCCTTGGAACAGCAGATGGCAGAGTGTTCATCGGCACGGTTACGCTGACTGGTATTACAGTTGCGGAGTCGCTCCTCGTCTCAACTCGTCCTATCGTTGCGGTCACGCAAACGGTTCAGGTTGCGGAAGACCAAGCACGGTTTGGCACGACACGCTGGAATTTTAACGGTTCTACGGCTACTGCAGCGGCCGTTACAGGCTTCACGCGTGGATTTCTTGGTGCAGTGGTGACTCGAGAAAAGGAGCTTTTACTCTTGCAAGAGGGTGGTCGGCTTGTGCGTGTTGCCGTGCCTTGTCAGAACCCCATCCAATCTTCGCCCGCATTTGCCGACTTGGAGCATCGTGGTGAAATTGCCACGCTCCTGACTGCGGACGATAAAATTTTTGCCTTCAACCCAAGCGGCAATTTGATTAACCATTTTCCGATTTCGCTACAATCCACCAAGCCGATTGTCTCCAGCCCTGTCATCGGTGATGTGGATGGTGATACTTTTGAAGATATTGTCGTGCACACCCAAGATGGGCGACTGGCAGCTTACGACCGATTTGGAAAAAATCTCTTCACCCTCCCGATTGCTGAGGAGACGCAAACCACTCCAACATTGGTGGCATCCAGCACTAGCCCGAAACTTCAACTTTTCAGCATTGACCGCGCTGGCTTTTTTCAAGGCTTTGAGCTCCTGAATTCCACGCAAAACTTGGCATGGCAATCGCTTTACGGCGATGCACAGAATCGCAATCTTCTGCAAGTGCAGCGCACACAAAATTGGCAGCGTGCTACAGTTAGCGAATTCTTCCCTGCCAGCAGCGTCTACAACTACCCCAATCCCGCACGTGACGAGACACGCTTTCGCTTCTACTTGCGTGATGATGCGGCAGTTACGATTACTGTATTTTCCCTTACAGGCGCAAAAGTTTGGGAGACGACCGTGCAAGGCAAGGGCGGCACGGACAATGAAGTCGTCTGGAATCTTGCTACGGTGCAGAGCGGCATTTACTATGGTGTCATTACGCCAGAGCACCGTGAAGCGGAAAGCGTGCGCCTAAAAATTGCGGTCGTTAAGTAATGCCGAGTGCCCCTCTCTTTTCTGCATGCCACGCTTCTTAGCAAAGGGGCTGCCCCAGCTTGGCTCACTTCAGTAGCGTCATTTTCTTTGTTTCAGCAAATGTCGGTGTTTGCAGACGATAAAGATAGGTGCCGCTCGCCAGTCCTGATGCATTGAAGTGCACTTGGTAGACGCCCGCTGCTTGCCTTGCTTGCACCAGTGTTGCTACCTCTCGCCCCAGCATATCAAATACTTTTAGGCTCACCTCGCTCGCCACGGGCAATTGATAGCGAATGGTCGTTGTTGGGTTGAAGGGATTCGGGTAGTTTTGTGAGAGCTCGAACCGACTGGGTTTGCCAGTTTCAGCTTCGCTGACGGACGACACGCTTGTAATCGGCAGTTGGGCAAATTCGCGCTGCAAGATAGCCCTCAGGCTACTTTGGCTTACTCCAAACCACTGTCCCAGCACAGAAGCATAGACCTGACGGAAATCAAACTGCATTGCTAATTGATTATTCACCAAATTTGTCAGGTTAGGATTTGTACCAATGATACCACCGCGCACCGCCTCGCCCACAAGAAAGAGCGGCGCAGCTGTGCCATGGTCTGTGCCGACGCTGCCATTTGAGCGCACCGTGCGCCCAAATTCTGAAAATGTCATTGTAAGCACTCGATGGGCCACGCCTAGCTGGCGCAAGTCATCTTGAAAAGCCGCTAGGGCTTGCGAAAGCCATCCCAGCAAATTGGCGTGCGTGCCCGTGCTGGTATCTGTAGTGACCACCTGTGCTGCATGCGTATCAAACCCGCCTAATGAGACGTGATAGACCCTTGTGCGTAAGCCCCCTGCAATGAGGCGCGCCACAATGCGTAGCTGGTCAGCAAGGCGATTGCTATTTGGTGCTGGATAAGTGGCGCGGTTCTGCGCACGGTCTGCTGCTGCCTTGATTTGATTTGCATACTGAATGGACTGCACCGCCACACGCCGAATGTAGCGCAGCTCGTCGCCTGCAGCAGTATCTGGCACATCGCTCTGCTCATCTGCACTGTTACCGCTTACCAAACGGTAGAATGTTTCAGGGTCTTGAATGGGTATGCCCAAGGATTGACCAGAGCCACGCAGCATCAGCGAAGGCGTTGCGCCAATTTGAATGGCAGGCGGGTCAGGCATCGTGGCATTTGGATACCCGTCTGGGAAGTTTGGATACAGCGATTCCAGAAACCGCCCTGCCCACCCCGAATCCAAAAATTGGTTCGAGTCAGATGCGGTCATCCAAATATCGGTTGCGCGAAAATGCGACAGATTCGGACTTGGGTAGGAGACACCTTGCACAATCGCCACCTTGCCTTCATCATAGAGCGTCTTCAAGGCGGTCATCGCTGGATGCAGTCCCGTTGCAGGGGTCAGGCGTAAGACACGGTTTTCCGCAATTGCGATATTGCTCCGCAACTGCTGATATGTGCCATATTGGTCAAGTGGAATCACGGTATTCAGCCCATCATTGCCGCCAGAGAGCTGCACAATCACTAGCACGCGGTCGTTAGGCAGTGTGCTTAGAACATCCAGCAGAGAGGGCTGGGCTACTGCTGAAATCGGCAAGCCGTTCAATGCAAGGGGCACACCGAGAAGCGACGCAGT
It contains:
- a CDS encoding DUF1501 domain-containing protein, which translates into the protein MNRRKFLKTASLLGVPLALNGLPISAVAQPSLLDVLSTLPNDRVLVIVQLSGGNDGLNTVIPLDQYGTYQQLRSNIAIAENRVLRLTPATGLHPAMTALKTLYDEGKVAIVQGVSYPSPNLSHFRATDIWMTASDSNQFLDSGWAGRFLESLYPNFPDGYPNATMPDPPAIQIGATPSLMLRGSGQSLGIPIQDPETFYRLVSGNSADEQSDVPDTAAGDELRYIRRVAVQSIQYANQIKAAADRAQNRATYPAPNSNRLADQLRIVARLIAGGLRTRVYHVSLGGFDTHAAQVVTTDTSTGTHANLLGWLSQALAAFQDDLRQLGVAHRVLTMTFSEFGRTVRSNGSVGTDHGTAAPLFLVGEAVRGGIIGTNPNLTNLVNNQLAMQFDFRQVYASVLGQWFGVSQSSLRAILQREFAQLPITSVSSVSEAETGKPSRFELSQNYPNPFNPTTTIRYQLPVASEVSLKVFDMLGREVATLVQARQAAGVYQVHFNASGLASGTYLYRLQTPTFAETKKMTLLK
- the porV gene encoding type IX secretion system outer membrane channel protein PorV, giving the protein MNTSRTFSPLLRATWAMLFCIATNAFAQSSTPTTVVTTAVPFLLISPDSRAAGMGDANVAIADNASAVFWNPAGLGFQKGLDVNLTYSNWLPAFNADLFYNFLTGKYYVPGWGTFGLSVIYLNLGESRITNAQGEDLGAFRSYEFAIGLHYGVKVTPDLSLGTSIRYINSSLSPANVQVGNERSAGQGNSVSFDVAALWRPQLGGWLSDRLSFGLNISNIGPAMTYVDAAQADPLPTNFRAGLAFRLLNDDYNKMTIAADFSRLLVRRTVEFVQRGDTTVPVVKTDNVFQALITSWGAEALLRTFTTGVGVEYWYGKPSLLALRAGYFHEDQRAGGRQFLTFGAGLRYSSFGVDFSYLQAIEQNHPLAGTVRLSLVLNFPTLGVSRQ
- a CDS encoding T9SS type A sorting domain-containing protein, producing the protein MHRSLLYAALAWGVFASSNLPVLLSQTVPKRLSMSHPIAAEGCLTSQRPLQNLGIGQFRILAVMVEFQADNDPRTTGTGQFGGLPYLVAAGDTVIDPLPHDRAYFQRKLEFLKHYFETCSDGKTRIAYTVPNRIYRVSKVMSEYSPRRGEDTRRLAELVREVWTLVDAQSPELDFSQFDCFIIFHAGVGRDIDLVALGGADPTPFDLPSLTFNLSSFRRLYGADFSGFPVRGGVRITNTSVLPATETREIDAIGGKVLLELSTNGLLCASFASFLGVPDLFNTSNGRSGIGRFGLLDGEGFFNYNGALPPEPSAWERLILGWAKPIEVTGSGIVLRLLAQGLHQNSDSVIYRIPITSREYFLLENRNRDAKGQGVTLTIVRRGQTFTQRFRQDEAGFSFGNISRLDGQIIACSNYDWTLPGASVGNRRFDGGVLVWRISEDLIAARRDSNRINALEPRAVLLLEADGSQDIGQNYSLQDAGNGTQSGVVFDAFFQGNPAPFYRNRIDDNTFPNTRTARGVPTRITFRDFSPPAPVMSAILVRDSPEFARLFGFPTQLSGTFDRRTSPNVFDTVVIVQNAQGELFDKGVRLSHLTSSVRVAVSRTVILTASGDTLMATLRFQVPQTFSRRFGAQITTISLDGGAQAGASYRLGTADGRVFIGTVTLTGITVAESLLVSTRPIVAVTQTVQVAEDQARFGTTRWNFNGSTATAAAVTGFTRGFLGAVVTREKELLLLQEGGRLVRVAVPCQNPIQSSPAFADLEHRGEIATLLTADDKIFAFNPSGNLINHFPISLQSTKPIVSSPVIGDVDGDTFEDIVVHTQDGRLAAYDRFGKNLFTLPIAEETQTTPTLVASSTSPKLQLFSIDRAGFFQGFELLNSTQNLAWQSLYGDAQNRNLLQVQRTQNWQRATVSEFFPASSVYNYPNPARDETRFRFYLRDDAAVTITVFSLTGAKVWETTVQGKGGTDNEVVWNLATVQSGIYYGVITPEHREAESVRLKIAVVK